The genomic segment GTAAGAAGCCGTGGCGTCAGAAGGGCACCGGCCGTGCTCGCCAGGGTTCGATCCGTGCTCCGCACTGGACCGGTGGCGGCATTGTCCACGGCCCCAAGCCGCGTAACTACGCTCAGCGCACCCCGAAGAAGATGATCGCCGCTGCTCTGCGTGGCGCTCTCTCGGACCGCGCTCGCCACGACCGCATTCACGTGGTCTCCGAGCTCGTGCCGGGCCAGGTGCCTTCCACCAAGAAGGCCAAGGGCTTCCTCGAGCGTCTCACCGACCGTCGCCAGATCCTAGTTGTCGTGACCCGCGAGGACATCACCGCGCGCAAGTCCGTCAACAACCTGCCGAACGTTCGCACTCTCGTCGCCGATCAGCTCAACACCTACGATGTGTTGTACTCCGACGACGTCGTGTTCTCGGTTGAGGCACTGAACGCCTTCGTGACCCGCGCACAGCGCGTCGAGAAGGAGGAGAAGTAATGGCTAAGATCGCCAATCCCCGCGACATCATCATCGCTCCGGTTGTCTCCGAGAAGTCGTATGAGTTGATGGAGCAGAACACCTACACCTTCCTCGTTGACCCCCGCGCCAACAAGCGCGCTATCGGTCACGCCATCGAGGAGATCTTCGGTGTGAAGGTGGCTCGCGTCAACACCGCCAACCGTCAGGGTAAGCGTAAGCGCACCCGCACCGGCGGCTACGGCCAGCGCAAGGCAACCAAGCGCGCCTACGTGA from the Corynebacterium ciconiae DSM 44920 genome contains:
- the rplW gene encoding 50S ribosomal protein L23, producing MAKIANPRDIIIAPVVSEKSYELMEQNTYTFLVDPRANKRAIGHAIEEIFGVKVARVNTANRQGKRKRTRTGGYGQRKATKRAYVTLREGSDAIDIFGGSAA
- the rplD gene encoding 50S ribosomal protein L4 produces the protein MTNLKLDVHTADGGTDGQVELPASIFDQEASIALMHQVVNAQLAAKRQGTHSTKTRGEVRGGGKKPWRQKGTGRARQGSIRAPHWTGGGIVHGPKPRNYAQRTPKKMIAAALRGALSDRARHDRIHVVSELVPGQVPSTKKAKGFLERLTDRRQILVVVTREDITARKSVNNLPNVRTLVADQLNTYDVLYSDDVVFSVEALNAFVTRAQRVEKEEK